DNA from Streptomyces sp. Edi4:
TCAGTACGCCGATGTTGTTGCCGCCGGCGAAGGCGGGGGCGACCGATCCCGGTGTGCGGCCGGGCAGCGGCACGACGGCGTACTTGCCCTTGACCGCGCCGGCCTCGACGGCGGCATGGTTGAAGTCGCCACCGATCGCCATGGCCGCCTTGCCGCCCGCGAAGGCGGTGATGGTGGCGTTTCCGCCCATCTGGGCGCACTTGGCGGCCGGGCAGTTGTCGTCGCCGAAGAGCGAGGTGTAGGCGGCGATGCCCTCGCGGGCGGGCGCGCTGTCGAGGGCGGAGGTGTATTTTCCGCCGTTCTCGGTGGCCAGTTCGCCCCCGTGGGCCCACAGGAAGGGCAGCGCCCCGTACGTGTAGGCGCCGCCCACGGCGAGCCCGTACAGAGCGGGTTCGGCCCGGTGGATCTTCTTGGCCGCGGCGGCCAGCTCGTCCTGGGTCTTCGGCACGGCGATACCGAGGTCCTTGAGGACGTCGGTGCGGTAGTACAGCGCGCGGACGCCCACGAACAGCGGGGCACCGTAGATCTTCCGGCCGACCGTCACGGACTGCTTCGCCGTCGGGTCGGTGTCCTTCGCCTCGTCCCAGGCGGCGAACTCCGCGCTCACATCGGCGAGTCCGCCGTCCCGCACATAGCCCGCCGTGTCGGTGTTGCCGTACTCGATCAGATCGGGCGCGGAGCCCGGGTCGTTGAACGCGGCCTTGATCTTCTGGGCGCGGGTGTCGACGGGTATGTACTCGACCCGCACGTCCACGCCGTGATGAGCCTGTTCGAAGGCGGCCACGGCCTTGTCCACCACCTGCTGTTTGGGGCCGTTGCTCACCTCCTGGAAGAGCCAGACCCGCAGGGTGCCGCTTTTGTCGTCGCTCTTCGCGGAGGTGTCGGAGGTCTGAGGGGCGCAGCCGGCCGCGCAGAAGAGGGCAAGTGCCGCCAGCGGAAGGGCGGTTCGGGCAGAGAGCTTCGACAGCTGCTTCGACAGCTTCACGGTGGATCCTCCCCAGGGCGTTGCAACATACGCAACGAGCGTTTCGCATCTTGCACAACAGGGAGGAGGTTATGGCGGCGGCAAAG
Protein-coding regions in this window:
- a CDS encoding extracellular solute-binding protein gives rise to the protein MKLSKQLSKLSARTALPLAALALFCAAGCAPQTSDTSAKSDDKSGTLRVWLFQEVSNGPKQQVVDKAVAAFEQAHHGVDVRVEYIPVDTRAQKIKAAFNDPGSAPDLIEYGNTDTAGYVRDGGLADVSAEFAAWDEAKDTDPTAKQSVTVGRKIYGAPLFVGVRALYYRTDVLKDLGIAVPKTQDELAAAAKKIHRAEPALYGLAVGGAYTYGALPFLWAHGGELATENGGKYTSALDSAPAREGIAAYTSLFGDDNCPAAKCAQMGGNATITAFAGGKAAMAIGGDFNHAAVEAGAVKGKYAVVPLPGRTPGSVAPAFAGGNNIGVLKSSSHRSLAVGLMKQLTGKATQREMFDAMGFLPTYTDVRAEAARKQPFVEPFVRTLASGTKFVPASPGWGQIDSSLVLPTMFQEIVSGKKDVARASSEAAKKMNEAFGAAG